From Erigeron canadensis isolate Cc75 chromosome 8, C_canadensis_v1, whole genome shotgun sequence, one genomic window encodes:
- the LOC122611306 gene encoding methionine aminopeptidase 2B-like isoform X2, producing the protein MEDMNGHGGVAEETTPSPSNGKEADLSLEQQIDDLALDSSAGGNQEAAKKKKKKNKSKRKKEKEQTDPPTIPVAELFPQGNFPEGEIQQYKDDNLWRTTSEEKRDLERLEKPMYDSIRQAAEVHRQVRKYMRSVIKPGMLMVDLCETLENNVRKLISENGLQAGIAFPTGCSLNWVAAHWTPNSGDKTVLQYDDVMKLDFGTHINGHIIDCAFTVAFNPMFDPLLEASREATNTGIKEAGIDVRLCDVGAAIQEVMESYEVEINGKVFQVKSIRNLNGHSIGPYQIHAGKSVPIVKGGEQTKMEEGEFYAIETFGSTGKGYVREDLECSHYMKNFDVGHVPLRLPRAKQLLATIDRNFSTLAFCRRYLDRLGESKYLMALKNLCDAGVIQPYPPLCDTKGSYVSQFEHTILLRPTCKEVVSRGSDY; encoded by the exons atggaAGACATGAATGGCCATGGCGGCGTTGCAGAAGAAACAACACCATCACCATCCAATGGAAAAGAAGCTGATTTATCGCTTGAACAACAAATTGATGACTTGGCTTTAGATTCATcag CTGGGGGGAATCAGGAAgctgcaaaaaagaaaaagaagaagaacaaaagcaa gAGGAAGAAGGAAAAGGAGCAAACCGATCCTCCGACTATTCCCGTTGCAGAACTTTTCCCTCAAGGAAACTTCCCCGAGGGTGAAATTCAGCAATATAAGGATGA CAACCTCTGGAGGACTACATCCGAGGAAAAGAGAGATTTAGAACGCTTAGAGAAGCCCATGTATGACTCAATACGACAGGCTGCAGAAGTTCATCGCCAG GTTCGCAAATATATGAGGAGTGTCATAAAGCCTGGGATGCTGATGGTTGACTTGTGTGAAACCTTGGAGAACAATGTTCGGAAGTTAATATCAGAGAATGGTCTACAAGCTGGCATTGCATTTCCTACAGGATGCTCGTTAAACTG GGTCGCAGCCCATTGGACTCCTAACTCTGGAGATAAAACTGTGCTTCAATATGATGATGTGATGAAATTGGATTTTGGAACTCATATAAATG GACACATAATTGACTGTGCATTCACAGTTGCATTCAATCCAATGTTTGATCCCTTACTGGAGGCTTCCCGTGAAGCCACAAACACTGGTATCAAG GAAGCAGGGATAGATGTACGTCTATGTGATGTAGGTGCTGCAATCCAAGAGGTCATGGAATCGTATGAAGTAGAGATCAATGGGAAGGTATTCCAAG TGAAAAGTATCCGGAACTTGAATGGACACAGCATCGGACCTTACCAAATTCATGCTGGGAAATCAGTTCCAATTGTGAAAGGAGGAGAACAGACAAAGATGGAAGAGGGAGAATTTTATGCAATTGAAACTTTTGGATCCACTG GCAAGGGTTATGTGAGAGAAGATCTGGAGTGCAGCCATTACATGAAAAACTTTGACGTTGGTCATGTTCCATTACGGTTGCCAAGAGCAAAACAACTTCTTGCCACGATTGATAGGAATTTTTCTACACTAGCCTTCTGTCGACGTTATTTAGATCGACTAGGGGAGAGCAAGTATCTAATGGCTCTCAAGAATTTGTGTGATGCCGGTGTTATTCAG CCTTACCCCCCCTTGTGTGACACAAAGGGTAGTTACGTTTCTCAGTTCGAGCACACTATATTGCTTCGTCCGACATGCAAAGAGGTTGTATCACGAGGCAGTGACTATTAG
- the LOC122578303 gene encoding mitochondrial outer membrane protein porin 2-like isoform X1 yields MNSGPGLFSDIGKKAKDLLTRDYISDQKFSLSTSTANGLALTSSATKKGGLSSGDVGAVYKYKNTLVDVKLDTDSNQIATTFTVTDIVPSTKTIASIKFPDLKSGKLEVQYSHYHASLTSAVALSQTPTVDVSATIGTPTFVIGAEAGYETSSGNLTKYTAGISVNKPDSSASIVLGDKGDTIRASYIHHLDASKKSGVVGEITRRFSTNENTFTVGGSYAVDSLTMVKAKLNNHGKLAAVLQHEIIPKSLVTMSSEFDTRTLDRTPKFGLALALKP; encoded by the exons ATGAACAGTGGACCAGGACTCTTTTCCGATATCGGCAAGAAAGCCAAAg atctGCTTACCAGAGACTACATATCGGATCAGAAGTTCTCGCTTTCGACCAGCACCGCTAACGGACTA GCCCTTACATCGAGTGCAACAAAGAAAGGTGGTCTGTCATCTGGAGATGTGGGAGCAGTGTACAAATATAAGAACACTTTAGTTGACGTCAAACTAGACACAGATTCaaat CAGATCGCTACCACATTCACAGTCACTGATATTGTGCCTTCAACAAAAACTATTGCCTCGATCAAGTTCCCGGATCTCAAATCTGGAAAG CTTGAAGTTCAATACTCTCATTACCATGCTTCTCTGACATCAGCAGTAGCCTTGAGCCAGACCCCAACAGTCGATGTTTCAGCTACCATTGGTACGCCAACATTTGTTATTGGTGCAGAGGCAGGTTATGAGACCTCGTCCGGCAATTTAACCAAATACACTGCCGGCATCAGTGTCAATAAACCAGATTCTAGTGCTTCTATAGTCTT GGGTGACAAAGGAGATACGATAAGGGCATCATATATACACCATCTGGATGCATCAAAAAAGAGTGGTGTTGTTGGTGAGATCACCAGAAGGTTCTCAACGAATGAGAACACTTTCACAGTTGGAGGATCATATGCAGTTGACAGTCTCACTATGGTCAAAGCTAAGCTCAACAACCACGGGAAGCTTGCTGCAGTGTTGCAACATGAGATCATTCCCAAGTCACTTGTGACCATGTCTAGTGAGTTTGACACCAGAACCTTGGACAGAACCCCCAAATTCGGTTTGGCTCTTGCACTCAAACCTTGA
- the LOC122610127 gene encoding F-box/FBD/LRR-repeat protein At1g80470-like, which produces MDFDHENVRLVVSEDRLSSLPDELIHKILSCIDDTEFVVQTCLLLSPRWKVLWKSVPCLSFSRRGFPTVHKFSKFVTNVLSRRNNHVEVSTVKLNYSGAASQAFVKKIAKYAFSHNVQELIVISRPKNHYEYPPCLFNSTSLKHFTFSSELLRSDLTPKIPKTPWNFPALTSLNLSEITLCEDNREYLDLFSKCVNLKNLSLNTVIVEAKVFDIITPRLSSLVLIKDLRSPVINVIAPQLENLTICGCEINHLDAAPGLSSFAYTGYGPPKWLKGRFHSLNKVSVCLSFRRSNMLYDEEDARETISMLQELKSAKILTLNFDIVECLSAYPDLLSHLPSPFSNLICLDIDPNRRKDAYKINVSTEARNFLLENSPSATFIMDIPEEPPSKAMIAKQAREMKRANLIADIERCMTELQALLEQENTTLVKRKEAEVKKKVALENIISEVKVWAKKKIMRSEPEQPKESAESREVGAGLMTQFRARLTDLQDLAKPNCYRSQDHSFKEEMGSIINKKGA; this is translated from the exons ATGGACTTTGATCATGAGAATGTTAGATTAGTTGTGAGTGAAGATAGATTGAGCAGTTTGCCTGATGAACTTATTCATAAAATTCTCTCTTGTATTGATGACACCGAGTTTGTTGTTCAAACATGTTTGCTGCTGTCTCCAAGATGGAAGGTTCTCTGGAAGTCGGTGCCTTGTCTCAGCTTTTCTCGTCGTGGTTTCCCTACTGTACATAAATTCTCCAAGTTTGTGACAAATGTTCTTTCTCGCCGCAACAATCACGTGGAAGTGTCTACTGTTAAGCTAAATTACAGTGGAGCAGCCAGTCAAGCGTTTGTTAAAAAGATCGCAAAGTATGCGTTTTCTCACAATGTCCAGGAATTAATCGTTATCAGTAGGCCCAAAAACCACTATGAATACCCTCCTTGCCTTTTTAACTCAACCTCTCTTAAACATTTCACTTTTAGCAGTGAGCTACTTAGATCCGACTTAACACCTAAAATACCTAAGACACCTTGGAACTTTCCTGCCTTAACTTCTTTGAATCTCAGTGAAATCACATTGTGTGAGGATAACCGTGAGTACCTTGATCTTTTCTCCAAGTGTGTGAACTTGAAGAACCTTTCTTTGAATACTGTCATTGTCGAGGCTAAGGTATTTGACATCATTACCCCTCGACTTTCCAGTCTTGTGCTTATCAAAGACTTGCGTTCACCTGTTATCAATGTGATTGCACCTCAACTAGAAAATCTCACTATATGTGGTTGCGAAATCAATCACTTGGATGCGGCACCTGGGCTTTCATCTTTTGCTTACACAGGTTACGGTCCTCCTAAGTGGCTTAAAGGTCGTTTCCATTCTTTAAACAAGGTGAGTGTCTGTTTGTCCTTCCGTCGCTCAAACATGCTTTATGACGAGGAAGATGCTCGTGAGACTATCAGCATGCTTCAAGAACTCAAGAGTGCCAAAATTCTTACGCTTAACTTTGACATTGTTGAG TGCCTTTCCGCATATCCAGATTTGCTGTCACATCTTCCTTCACCTTTTAGTAACTTGATTTGCTTAGATATAGACCCCAACAGGAGGAAGGATGCATATAAAATAAACGTGTCTACTGAAGCTAGAAATTTCTTGCTTGAGAACTCTCCAAGTGCCACGTTCATCATGGATATACCAGAG GAACCGCCTTCAAAAGCTATGATTGCAAAACAGGCTAGGGAGATGAAAAGAGCCAATCTAATTGCAGATATTGAAAGATGTATGACAGAATTGCAAGCATTACTAGAACAGGAAAATACGACGCTTGTGAAGAGAAAGGAAGCAGAGGTAAAGAAAAAGGTAGCTCTTGAGAACATTATTTCAGAAGTAAAGGTATGGGCAAAGAAAAAGATAATGCGAAGTGAACCTGAGCAACCAAAGGAATCTGCCGAGAGTCGGGAGGTAGGGGCTGGACTGATGACACAGTTTCGGGCCCGTCTGACAGATTTGCAGGATCTGGCTAAGCCGAATTGTTACAGATCTCAAGATCATTCGTTCAAAGAAGAGATGGGttctattattaataaaaaaggtGCCTAA
- the LOC122611306 gene encoding methionine aminopeptidase 2B-like isoform X1, producing MEDMNGHGGVAEETTPSPSNGKEADLSLEQQIDDLALDSSEAGGNQEAAKKKKKKNKSKRKKEKEQTDPPTIPVAELFPQGNFPEGEIQQYKDDNLWRTTSEEKRDLERLEKPMYDSIRQAAEVHRQVRKYMRSVIKPGMLMVDLCETLENNVRKLISENGLQAGIAFPTGCSLNWVAAHWTPNSGDKTVLQYDDVMKLDFGTHINGHIIDCAFTVAFNPMFDPLLEASREATNTGIKEAGIDVRLCDVGAAIQEVMESYEVEINGKVFQVKSIRNLNGHSIGPYQIHAGKSVPIVKGGEQTKMEEGEFYAIETFGSTGKGYVREDLECSHYMKNFDVGHVPLRLPRAKQLLATIDRNFSTLAFCRRYLDRLGESKYLMALKNLCDAGVIQPYPPLCDTKGSYVSQFEHTILLRPTCKEVVSRGSDY from the exons atggaAGACATGAATGGCCATGGCGGCGTTGCAGAAGAAACAACACCATCACCATCCAATGGAAAAGAAGCTGATTTATCGCTTGAACAACAAATTGATGACTTGGCTTTAGATTCATcag AAGCTGGGGGGAATCAGGAAgctgcaaaaaagaaaaagaagaagaacaaaagcaa gAGGAAGAAGGAAAAGGAGCAAACCGATCCTCCGACTATTCCCGTTGCAGAACTTTTCCCTCAAGGAAACTTCCCCGAGGGTGAAATTCAGCAATATAAGGATGA CAACCTCTGGAGGACTACATCCGAGGAAAAGAGAGATTTAGAACGCTTAGAGAAGCCCATGTATGACTCAATACGACAGGCTGCAGAAGTTCATCGCCAG GTTCGCAAATATATGAGGAGTGTCATAAAGCCTGGGATGCTGATGGTTGACTTGTGTGAAACCTTGGAGAACAATGTTCGGAAGTTAATATCAGAGAATGGTCTACAAGCTGGCATTGCATTTCCTACAGGATGCTCGTTAAACTG GGTCGCAGCCCATTGGACTCCTAACTCTGGAGATAAAACTGTGCTTCAATATGATGATGTGATGAAATTGGATTTTGGAACTCATATAAATG GACACATAATTGACTGTGCATTCACAGTTGCATTCAATCCAATGTTTGATCCCTTACTGGAGGCTTCCCGTGAAGCCACAAACACTGGTATCAAG GAAGCAGGGATAGATGTACGTCTATGTGATGTAGGTGCTGCAATCCAAGAGGTCATGGAATCGTATGAAGTAGAGATCAATGGGAAGGTATTCCAAG TGAAAAGTATCCGGAACTTGAATGGACACAGCATCGGACCTTACCAAATTCATGCTGGGAAATCAGTTCCAATTGTGAAAGGAGGAGAACAGACAAAGATGGAAGAGGGAGAATTTTATGCAATTGAAACTTTTGGATCCACTG GCAAGGGTTATGTGAGAGAAGATCTGGAGTGCAGCCATTACATGAAAAACTTTGACGTTGGTCATGTTCCATTACGGTTGCCAAGAGCAAAACAACTTCTTGCCACGATTGATAGGAATTTTTCTACACTAGCCTTCTGTCGACGTTATTTAGATCGACTAGGGGAGAGCAAGTATCTAATGGCTCTCAAGAATTTGTGTGATGCCGGTGTTATTCAG CCTTACCCCCCCTTGTGTGACACAAAGGGTAGTTACGTTTCTCAGTTCGAGCACACTATATTGCTTCGTCCGACATGCAAAGAGGTTGTATCACGAGGCAGTGACTATTAG
- the LOC122578303 gene encoding mitochondrial outer membrane protein porin 2-like isoform X2 has protein sequence MNSGPGLFSDIGKKAKDLLTRDYISDQKFSLSTSTANGLALTSSATKKGGLSSGDVGAVYKYKNTLVDVKLDTDSNIATTFTVTDIVPSTKTIASIKFPDLKSGKLEVQYSHYHASLTSAVALSQTPTVDVSATIGTPTFVIGAEAGYETSSGNLTKYTAGISVNKPDSSASIVLGDKGDTIRASYIHHLDASKKSGVVGEITRRFSTNENTFTVGGSYAVDSLTMVKAKLNNHGKLAAVLQHEIIPKSLVTMSSEFDTRTLDRTPKFGLALALKP, from the exons ATGAACAGTGGACCAGGACTCTTTTCCGATATCGGCAAGAAAGCCAAAg atctGCTTACCAGAGACTACATATCGGATCAGAAGTTCTCGCTTTCGACCAGCACCGCTAACGGACTA GCCCTTACATCGAGTGCAACAAAGAAAGGTGGTCTGTCATCTGGAGATGTGGGAGCAGTGTACAAATATAAGAACACTTTAGTTGACGTCAAACTAGACACAGATTCaaat ATCGCTACCACATTCACAGTCACTGATATTGTGCCTTCAACAAAAACTATTGCCTCGATCAAGTTCCCGGATCTCAAATCTGGAAAG CTTGAAGTTCAATACTCTCATTACCATGCTTCTCTGACATCAGCAGTAGCCTTGAGCCAGACCCCAACAGTCGATGTTTCAGCTACCATTGGTACGCCAACATTTGTTATTGGTGCAGAGGCAGGTTATGAGACCTCGTCCGGCAATTTAACCAAATACACTGCCGGCATCAGTGTCAATAAACCAGATTCTAGTGCTTCTATAGTCTT GGGTGACAAAGGAGATACGATAAGGGCATCATATATACACCATCTGGATGCATCAAAAAAGAGTGGTGTTGTTGGTGAGATCACCAGAAGGTTCTCAACGAATGAGAACACTTTCACAGTTGGAGGATCATATGCAGTTGACAGTCTCACTATGGTCAAAGCTAAGCTCAACAACCACGGGAAGCTTGCTGCAGTGTTGCAACATGAGATCATTCCCAAGTCACTTGTGACCATGTCTAGTGAGTTTGACACCAGAACCTTGGACAGAACCCCCAAATTCGGTTTGGCTCTTGCACTCAAACCTTGA
- the LOC122610126 gene encoding benzoate carboxyl methyltransferase-like, producing the protein MEKILYMNIGDGESSYGNNSFLQEIVIQKTLPILKHTTIKAISNNDTILGQCFKIADMGCSSSKNTLLVVSNIIDIVQEGCKENNHKAPQFQVFLNDLFGNDFGNIFKMLPDFYATINNEKGTRYGRCFVSVAPGSFYDRVFPDQSLHLIHSSYSNHWLSRVPEGLENNALNIYMAKTSPPNVFYTYAKQFHFDFTKFLQMRSEELVSRGCMVLVFIGRSSPDPTSDDCCSLLGLLAQSLVDMVKEVGLVRESDVNSFNMPVYFPCEDEVRNVIQDEGSFSVDKLTDFHVNWDPHDTNYTNNDQPIITQYSHGTNTAKVLRAVLEPLLTSHFGSFNIDDLFTRYGKHVAKHLSTKKTRYFNLAISLIKR; encoded by the exons ATGGAAAAGATCTTATACATGAATATTGGTGATGGAGAATCAAGTTATGGCAACAACTCATTTCTTCAG GAAATCGTGATACAAAAAACACTACCGATTCTAAAACATACGACGATTAAGGCTATCTCTAATAATGATACCATCTTGGGTCAGTGTTTTAAGATCGCAGACATGGGATGCTCTTCTAGCAAAAATACTCTATTGGTAGTATCTAATATTATTGATATAGTCCAAGAGGGATGTAAAGAAAATAACCATAAAGCACCACAGTTTCAAGTCTTCTTAAATGACCTTTTtggaaatgattttggtaacatTTTCAAAATGCTACCGGATTTTTATGCAACGATTAACAATGAGAAGGGAACACGTTATGGCCGTTGTTTTGTTTCAGTTGCTCCTGGTTCGTTTTATGATAGAGTTTTTCCGGACCAAAGTTTGCACCTAATTCACTCCTCTTATTCAAATCATTGGCTTTCTCGG GTACCTGAAGGTCTTGAAAACAATGCACTGAATATATACATGGCGAAAACAAGTCCTCCAAATGTGTTTTACACATATGCAAAGCAATTTCATTTTGACTTCACAAAGTTTCTGCAAATGCGATCTGAGGAATTAGTATCTCGTGGATGTATGGTTTTAGTATTTATCGGTCGAAGTAGTCCCGATCCTACTAGCGATGATTGTTGCAGTTTACTTGGGCTATTAGCGCAATCACTTGTCGACATGGTCAAAGAGGTA GGGCTGGTTCGAGAATCAGATGTTAACTCATTCAATATGCCGGTATATTTTCCATGCGAGGATGAAGTTAGAAATGTTATTCAAGATGAGGGCTCCTTTTCTGTTGATAAATTGACTGATTTCCATGTCAATTGGGATCCACATGACACAAATTATACAAATAATGATCAGCCAATTATCACCCAATATAGCCACGGGACAAACACAGCCAAAGTGTTGAGAGCTGTTTTAGAACCGTTGTTGACTTCTCATTTCGGAAGTTTTAACATTGACGATTTATTTACAAGGTATGGGAAGCATGTGGCCAAACATCTATCTACCAAGAAAACAAGATACTTTAATTTAGCCATTTCATTGATCAAACGGTGA